One Ictalurus punctatus breed USDA103 chromosome 21, Coco_2.0, whole genome shotgun sequence genomic window carries:
- the fmoda gene encoding fibromodulin a, which translates to MMMHLASLLLTAGFLHLALANGVDQLSWFYRMQPSAIMEPDSTGGDCPAECDCPPTFPIAMYCNNRGMKQMPYIPSRMKYIYLQHNLITTVSDEAFKNGTNLVWVMLHENQIAEMGKRAFAILVNLDRLYLNGNNLTEVPSNLPHSLRDLRLNHNKIDKVSPSAFEGMENLTTLLLNHNAIQDLGSTLKGLKSLILLDVSKNQLKKVPDDLPTMLHQLYLGSNSIDAIPGNFFNQFNNLQYVRLSHNTLTDKGIPPNTFNVSSLVELDLSFNKLERIPAVSTSLENLYLQANQIKEFSLGSFCSVVDVMNFSKLKVLRLEGNEITHRDVPSDLNMCLRFASDIAL; encoded by the exons ATGATGATGCACCTAGCTTCTCTCCTGCTGACTGCTGGATTTTTGCACCTTGCTTTGGCCAATGGGGTTGACCAATTGTCCTGGTTTTACCGAATGCAACCCTCGGCCATCATGGAGCCTGACAGCACTGGGGGAGACTGTCCAGCTGAGTGCGACTGCCCACCAACCTTTCCCATTGCCATGTACTGCAACAACCGTGGCATGAAACAGATGCCATACATCCCCTCTCGCATGAAATATATCTATCTTCAGCACAACCTAATAACTACAGTCTCAGATGAGGCATTTAAAAATGGCACCAACCTAGTGTGGGTCATGCTGCATGAGAACCAGATTGCTGAGATGGGAAAAAGGGCCTTTGCTATTCTAGTGAACCTGGACCGCCTGTACTTGAATGGCAACAACCTGACTGAGGTGCCATCTAACCTTCCTCACTCTTTACGTGACTTGCGTCTCAACCATAACAAAATTGACAAAGTGTCGCCCAGTGCTTTTGAAGGCATGGAGAATCTGACAACCTTGCTACTCAACCACAATGCTATCCAGGACCTAGGCAGCACTCTGAAGGGCCTGAAGTCTCTCATCTTGCTCGATGTGAGTAAAAACCAGTTGAAGAAAGTACCAGATGACCTGCCCACCATGCTGCACCAGCTCTATTTGGGCTCCAACTCCATTGATGCCATCCCAGGCAACTTCTTTAACCAGTTCAACAACCTGCAGTATGTGCGCTTATCCCACAATACCCTCACAGATAAGGGTATTCCACCAAACACCTTCAATGTAAGTAGTCTGGTAGAACTGGACCTCTCCTTCAACAAACTGGAAAGGATCCCAGCGGTTAGCACCAGCCTCGAAAACCTCTATCTACAAGCCAACCAAATCAAAG AGTTTTCCCTGGgcagtttctgcagtgtggtgGACGTAATGAACTTCTCCAAACTAAAGGTCCTTCGTCTGGAAGGCAATGAGATCACACATAGGGATGTCCCATCTGACTTGAATATGTGCCTCCGCTTTGCCTCAGACATTGCCCTGTAA